A DNA window from Syntrophales bacterium contains the following coding sequences:
- a CDS encoding type II toxin-antitoxin system HicA family toxin, whose product MKSLSGKELTRLLDKKGWVLRRVRGSHHVYMKEGNPARISVPIHGNKPHHHHEPKN is encoded by the coding sequence GTGAAGAGTCTTTCCGGAAAAGAATTAACCCGATTACTTGATAAAAAAGGATGGGTTCTCAGGAGGGTCAGAGGTAGCCATCATGTTTATATGAAAGAAGGAAATCCGGCCCGTATATCTGTTCCTATTCATGGTAACAAACCACACCATCACCATGAACCCAAGAATTAG
- a CDS encoding type II toxin-antitoxin system PemK/MazF family toxin produces the protein MVVNRFDVYLINLDPAVGSEIQKSRPCLIISPDEMNRHIRTVIVAPMTTAGKDYPTRVSCKFKRKKGQIVLDQIRTIDKTRLTKKLGSIDSKTQLEVISVLQRLFAF, from the coding sequence ATGGTAGTCAATCGATTTGATGTATATCTGATAAATCTTGATCCCGCAGTCGGATCTGAAATTCAGAAGAGCAGACCCTGTTTAATTATTTCTCCTGATGAAATGAACAGACATATCCGTACCGTCATTGTTGCCCCTATGACCACAGCCGGCAAGGATTATCCCACACGAGTGTCATGCAAATTTAAAAGGAAAAAAGGGCAAATCGTCCTGGATCAGATTCGAACAATAGATAAAACAAGACTCACAAAAAAGCTTGGTTCTATTGATTCAAAAACCCAGTTGGAGGTTATTTCTGTCTTGCAACGGCTATTTGCATTTTAA
- a CDS encoding AbrB/MazE/SpoVT family DNA-binding domain-containing protein — protein MRARVIKIGNSQGVRIPKPILEQTGITEDVELEVDKNQIIIRPLSNPRAGWNLAFKTMAENDDDMPIHETEKISHSWDEEEWQW, from the coding sequence ATGAGAGCACGCGTTATAAAAATCGGCAATTCCCAAGGCGTCCGTATTCCCAAACCTATACTTGAACAGACAGGAATTACTGAGGACGTTGAGCTTGAAGTAGATAAAAATCAAATCATTATTCGCCCTCTTTCAAATCCGAGAGCTGGTTGGAACCTTGCTTTTAAAACGATGGCCGAAAATGACGATGACATGCCGATACACGAAACCGAAAAAATCTCACATTCCTGGGATGAAGAAGAATGGCAATGGTAG